A genomic region of Dehalococcoidia bacterium contains the following coding sequences:
- the rlmN gene encoding 23S rRNA (adenine(2503)-C(2))-methyltransferase RlmN, with the protein MLDLNTTQLEALLDSLGAPAYRAKQVQQWIYNNYAASFDEMANLPKELRRRLSDEVALRAVSPKHEAVSRDGTVKMLFSLRDGKTIESALMPYAAAKGRSRHTVCVSTQAGCPIGCPFCATGQQGYERNLTPGEIIDQVLHFARRLRDQSESTVDNIVFMGMGEPFLNFDALWQAIEMLNSPQGFGLGARQMTISTAGIVPGIRRLSREKLQVGLAVSLHAADDKLRNRLVPINRKYPLEKLIAACRDYFEATGRRVSFEYALFEGVNDSIEHARDLCRLLKGMNCHVNLIAGNPTSDVEFKSSGKDAVQAFQGELEQRHIPCTLRVRRGIDIAAGCGQLRSRVG; encoded by the coding sequence TTGCTCGATCTCAACACAACTCAGCTTGAAGCTCTGCTGGACTCCCTAGGCGCGCCCGCGTACAGGGCTAAGCAGGTGCAGCAGTGGATATACAACAATTATGCCGCCTCATTCGATGAGATGGCCAATCTGCCGAAAGAGTTACGTCGACGCTTGAGTGACGAAGTCGCGCTTCGAGCCGTGTCGCCCAAGCACGAGGCGGTATCGCGCGACGGCACGGTCAAGATGCTGTTCTCGCTGCGTGACGGCAAGACCATCGAATCGGCGCTCATGCCGTACGCCGCCGCTAAAGGCCGTTCCCGCCACACGGTCTGCGTCTCCACCCAGGCGGGCTGTCCCATCGGCTGCCCGTTCTGCGCCACGGGGCAACAGGGCTACGAGCGCAATCTGACACCGGGCGAGATAATCGACCAGGTGCTGCACTTCGCGCGGCGGCTGCGGGATCAGAGCGAATCAACAGTCGACAACATAGTTTTCATGGGCATGGGCGAGCCGTTCCTCAACTTCGACGCGCTGTGGCAGGCGATAGAGATGCTCAACTCGCCGCAGGGCTTCGGCCTGGGCGCGCGCCAGATGACGATATCCACGGCGGGCATTGTGCCGGGTATCCGTCGCTTGAGCCGTGAAAAATTGCAGGTCGGCCTGGCTGTCTCGCTGCATGCCGCTGACGATAAGCTGCGCAACAGGCTGGTGCCCATCAACAGGAAATATCCGCTGGAGAAGCTGATAGCTGCCTGCCGCGACTACTTTGAAGCCACGGGCCGCCGCGTCAGCTTTGAGTACGCGCTGTTCGAGGGCGTCAACGATTCCATCGAGCACGCTCGTGATTTGTGCCGATTACTCAAGGGCATGAACTGCCACGTCAACCTCATTGCCGGTAATCCGACGAGCGACGTTGAGTTCAAGTCTTCGGGCAAGGACGCGGTGCAGGCGTTCCAGGGAGAGCTGGAGCAGCGCCATATCCCGTGCACGCTGCGGGTGAGGCGGGGTATCGATATCGCTGCGGGGTGCGGGCAGTTGCGGAGCCGGGTGGGGTAA
- a CDS encoding MBL fold metallo-hydrolase → MRLTVLGCSAAYPGPDGACSGYLVREGKMNLLVDCGTGVLSNLQKVVALEKVDAIVISHLHADHFYDLIPYRYALMRLMREDIKSALYVPPGGKKALLKNVSVFDKSPDFFSKYFDVEEYDPKCGIRVGKLNIEFAAVKHYIPAYAMAISGKKRLVYSADSGVCDELAEIAKGADLFLCEAARCSRDDGEWGHMLAGDAARLAKRAGVKRLILTHFWPDYDYSTKLKQAGKAFGGGLEEAAVLSEHFV, encoded by the coding sequence GTGCGACTTACCGTGCTCGGCTGCAGCGCCGCTTATCCCGGACCGGATGGAGCCTGTTCCGGATATCTGGTGCGGGAGGGAAAGATGAATCTGCTGGTCGATTGCGGCACCGGCGTACTGAGCAACCTGCAGAAAGTCGTTGCTTTAGAAAAAGTCGACGCCATAGTAATCTCGCACCTGCACGCCGACCACTTCTACGATCTTATCCCCTATCGATACGCATTGATGCGGCTTATGCGAGAAGATATTAAATCTGCGTTGTACGTGCCTCCCGGCGGGAAGAAGGCTCTACTGAAAAACGTTTCCGTGTTCGATAAATCGCCGGACTTTTTCTCGAAGTATTTCGATGTCGAGGAATACGATCCAAAGTGTGGCATTCGGGTCGGGAAGCTAAACATCGAGTTCGCTGCTGTTAAGCATTACATACCCGCATACGCCATGGCGATATCGGGAAAGAAAAGGCTCGTTTATTCCGCCGACAGCGGAGTTTGCGACGAGCTGGCCGAGATAGCTAAGGGGGCGGACCTTTTCCTGTGCGAGGCCGCTCGCTGCTCGCGTGACGACGGGGAGTGGGGGCATATGCTTGCGGGCGATGCGGCCAGGCTGGCGAAGAGGGCTGGGGTTAAACGACTTATTCTTACGCACTTCTGGCCCGATTATGACTATTCGACGAAATTGAAGCAAGCGGGGAAGGCTTTCGGTGGGGGGTTGGAGGAAGCCGCTGTTCTAAGCGAGCATTTCGTTTAA
- a CDS encoding acyl-CoA thioesterase, translating to MQGKTVKETALVFSHFVTPQDANYYGNVHGGVIMRMIDDCGGVVAARHSHANTVTASVDRIDFHNPAFIGEILTFKAALNFVGRTSMEVGVSVETENVMTGEKRHIASAYLTYVALDKERKPVEVPPVIPETDVEKRRHEQAASRRELRLAEKKRERGD from the coding sequence ATGCAAGGTAAGACCGTCAAAGAAACCGCCCTCGTTTTCTCGCACTTCGTCACGCCGCAGGACGCCAACTACTACGGCAACGTCCACGGCGGCGTCATCATGAGGATGATAGACGATTGCGGCGGCGTGGTTGCCGCGCGGCACTCGCACGCCAACACGGTGACGGCCTCGGTCGACAGGATCGATTTCCACAATCCGGCGTTCATCGGCGAGATACTTACCTTCAAGGCCGCACTGAATTTCGTGGGCAGGACATCGATGGAGGTCGGCGTCAGTGTCGAGACGGAGAATGTCATGACCGGCGAGAAGCGCCACATCGCATCCGCGTATCTGACATATGTCGCGCTGGACAAAGAGCGCAAGCCGGTGGAGGTGCCGCCCGTAATCCCTGAAACCGACGTGGAAAAGCGGCGCCACGAGCAGGCCGCCAGCAGGAGAGAGCTGCGCCTGGCCGAGAAGAAGCGCGAGCGCGGGGACTAG
- a CDS encoding peptidylprolyl isomerase, which translates to MKKYAAPPAMTIDPKNSYTATIETSAGTLVLDLFAADAPMTVNNFVFLAREGFYDGTTFHRVIADFMAQGGDPTGTGSGGPGYQFADEFNAKLKHTTGALSMANAGPGTNGSQFFICYGPQPHLNGRHSVFGLLVEGMDVLKKLKNGSKIISVTIKEEPKK; encoded by the coding sequence ATGAAGAAATACGCTGCTCCCCCCGCCATGACCATCGATCCCAAGAATAGCTACACCGCCACCATAGAGACATCGGCCGGCACGCTGGTGCTGGATTTGTTCGCCGCGGACGCGCCCATGACCGTGAACAACTTCGTTTTCCTGGCCCGTGAAGGCTTTTACGACGGAACGACTTTCCACCGCGTCATCGCCGACTTCATGGCGCAGGGCGGGGACCCGACAGGCACTGGCAGCGGCGGCCCGGGCTACCAGTTCGCCGACGAGTTCAACGCCAAGCTCAAGCACACCACGGGCGCGCTGTCCATGGCCAACGCCGGGCCCGGCACCAACGGCAGCCAGTTCTTCATATGCTACGGGCCTCAGCCGCACCTCAACGGCAGGCACAGTGTCTTCGGTTTGCTGGTAGAGGGCATGGACGTCCTCAAGAAGCTCAAGAACGGCTCCAAGATAATCAGCGTCACCATAAAGGAAGAGCCGAAGAAATAA
- a CDS encoding FecR family protein, translated as MKNASIFKWLSVMLAVLIVAAAIGCGKGGEQQATPTPVPTATSSPTATTPAGESGTLSDIAGDVQVLRSGISAWAAATDGMKIWTGDGLKTGSDGYVLITFFDGSVMEVEADTDISIEELSENSGGSTTVRINQVIGSTINRVQNLVDSSSTYEVETPAGSAVVRGTIEKIQVGLYGRTCTEVVDEEDTEEHSAVFTGMGVAVAIAEGMMSCCEAGGIPGQPFYTDPADDPWQGGDGGGGSYCPPECWEEGSCVCPCCCLSPCYWVAYQGVYIEGEGTPLLSIFQNILVTILNGYTGQCYCPEPTPTYTPPPST; from the coding sequence ATGAAGAACGCATCGATATTCAAGTGGCTTTCAGTAATGCTTGCGGTGCTTATTGTGGCGGCGGCTATCGGCTGCGGCAAGGGTGGGGAGCAGCAAGCGACGCCCACGCCCGTTCCCACGGCCACATCTTCTCCAACAGCTACGACGCCTGCCGGAGAGTCGGGCACCCTGTCCGATATCGCAGGGGATGTGCAGGTTCTCAGAAGCGGGATTTCCGCATGGGCGGCTGCTACGGATGGGATGAAGATATGGACGGGAGACGGGCTGAAGACCGGCAGCGATGGATACGTACTGATTACGTTCTTCGACGGCAGTGTGATGGAAGTGGAGGCTGATACAGATATATCGATCGAGGAGCTCAGTGAGAATTCAGGAGGCTCTACGACCGTACGCATCAATCAAGTTATAGGAAGCACTATCAACCGTGTGCAAAACCTTGTTGATTCCTCATCTACATATGAGGTTGAGACGCCCGCAGGCTCGGCGGTGGTGAGAGGCACAATCGAGAAGATTCAAGTAGGCCTATATGGTCGTACATGCACCGAGGTTGTTGATGAGGAAGATACAGAAGAGCATTCTGCGGTCTTTACCGGCATGGGGGTCGCTGTGGCTATAGCTGAAGGGATGATGAGTTGTTGCGAGGCGGGCGGTATCCCGGGCCAGCCGTTCTACACCGACCCGGCAGATGACCCATGGCAGGGTGGCGATGGTGGCGGCGGGTCTTACTGTCCGCCCGAGTGTTGGGAGGAAGGTTCCTGCGTCTGCCCGTGTTGTTGCCTGTCACCATGTTATTGGGTTGCATACCAGGGTGTGTATATAGAGGGAGAGGGGACGCCGTTATTATCAATTTTTCAAAACATATTAGTAACTATCCTGAACGGTTACACTGGGCAATGCTACTGCCCGGAGCCGACACCAACTTACACACCGCCGCCGAGTACGTAA
- a CDS encoding FecR domain-containing protein, translating into MKYIKTFVSLSLILIMAAMIPLVGCGNGGEEATPTPMPTATAITQTGETGTLSDIAGDVQVLRYGSNSWIEATSGMKIGTGDSLQTGDDGYVLITFFDGSVMEVEADTEISVEELSVASGGSTTVRIHQTIGSTLNRVENIIDSSSKYEVETPAGTAAVRGTTFRNNVERDGGIIHTCVSTFNEEGQHFVDFSNNGETVEIPEGKTACCWEGGVPGNPFWTDPDDNPANFTGGGGGSCYGYGCYVYTTPTPTPMQECSPGCYEYMIGDGNCDEACYTEACSYDYGDCAE; encoded by the coding sequence ATGAAATATATAAAGACTTTCGTATCGCTCTCATTAATTCTTATCATGGCGGCTATGATCCCATTAGTCGGCTGCGGCAATGGAGGAGAAGAGGCTACACCCACCCCGATGCCGACGGCGACCGCGATCACGCAGACGGGAGAAACCGGTACGCTCTCCGATATCGCAGGGGATGTTCAGGTGCTCAGATACGGGTCGAATTCTTGGATCGAGGCGACGTCGGGTATGAAAATCGGAACGGGCGACAGCTTACAAACAGGTGACGACGGCTATGTGCTCATCACATTCTTCGATGGCAGCGTGATGGAAGTTGAGGCAGATACCGAAATATCGGTCGAGGAACTGAGTGTCGCGTCGGGGGGCTCGACGACCGTCCGCATCCACCAGACGATTGGCAGCACTCTCAACCGCGTGGAGAACATCATCGACTCATCGTCGAAATACGAAGTGGAAACGCCGGCAGGGACTGCGGCGGTGCGGGGCACGACCTTCCGCAATAATGTGGAGCGTGACGGTGGCATAATCCATACCTGTGTCAGCACCTTCAATGAGGAGGGGCAGCATTTTGTGGACTTCAGCAATAACGGGGAGACGGTGGAAATCCCCGAGGGGAAGACGGCCTGCTGTTGGGAGGGCGGCGTCCCCGGCAATCCCTTCTGGACCGATCCGGATGATAACCCCGCCAACTTCACCGGCGGCGGTGGCGGCAGTTGTTACGGTTACGGCTGTTACGTGTATACAACTCCGACGCCTACACCTATGCAGGAATGCTCGCCCGGCTGCTATGAATACATGATAGGGGACGGTAATTGCGACGAAGCATGCTATACCGAAGCTTGCAGCTATGACTATGGGGATTGTGCGGAATAG
- a CDS encoding CPBP family intramembrane glutamic endopeptidase, whose translation MHPLKEELAEIGRSLKRNSSETIIVASAVLFLCLERYHPIEPEWLSTFIYCAVCPIAVIFIILRKNPLDFGLRLGIPRIWGLHVGVICLIAAIVLFASSFSSSLQSFYQAADFDFLKYFWTSCISLFAWEFIYRGYLLFGLKDKLKEGAILLQMVPFALMHLGKPELETISTIFTGIIFGYVVYRGKSFWPAFIIHLFINIFFVGLINLRYPL comes from the coding sequence ATGCATCCGCTTAAAGAAGAGCTCGCCGAGATCGGACGTTCTCTCAAGCGCAACAGCAGTGAGACGATCATCGTCGCCTCCGCCGTTCTGTTCCTCTGCCTGGAACGGTACCACCCTATCGAACCGGAATGGCTCAGCACCTTCATCTACTGCGCCGTCTGCCCGATAGCGGTAATCTTCATAATCCTGCGCAAGAACCCCCTCGACTTCGGCCTCAGGCTGGGCATCCCCCGCATATGGGGTCTGCACGTGGGCGTGATCTGCCTGATAGCAGCGATTGTTCTGTTCGCGTCCTCTTTCAGTTCCTCACTGCAGAGTTTTTACCAAGCCGCCGACTTCGATTTCCTGAAATACTTCTGGACAAGCTGTATCAGCCTGTTCGCGTGGGAGTTCATCTACCGCGGCTACCTGCTGTTCGGGCTCAAGGACAAGCTCAAAGAGGGCGCTATCCTGTTGCAGATGGTTCCGTTCGCGCTGATGCACCTAGGCAAGCCGGAGCTGGAGACGATAAGCACCATATTCACCGGGATTATCTTCGGCTACGTCGTCTACCGGGGCAAGTCCTTCTGGCCCGCCTTCATCATCCACCTGTTCATAAACATCTTTTTCGTGGGTTTGATAAATCTCAGATATCCGCTGTAG
- a CDS encoding Txe/YoeB family addiction module toxin, translating into MSWRLVFTKQAKKDAKRIAQSGLKPQTIRLLKILKEDPYRSPPPYEKLVGDLSGACSRRINIQHRLVYQVLDDIETVKIIRMWTHYE; encoded by the coding sequence GTGAGCTGGCGGCTGGTCTTTACCAAGCAGGCCAAGAAAGACGCCAAGAGAATCGCACAATCCGGACTCAAACCTCAAACAATCCGCCTGCTGAAAATCCTTAAGGAAGACCCATACCGTAGCCCGCCGCCTTACGAAAAGCTCGTGGGGGACCTTTCAGGCGCATGCTCCCGGAGAATCAATATCCAGCATCGTTTGGTTTATCAGGTGCTCGACGACATTGAAACGGTAAAGATAATCCGCATGTGGACACATTACGAATAG
- a CDS encoding adenylate/guanylate cyclase domain-containing protein, which produces MPSFLKRLTRKRRRQFRHVLIALGIGVAFALITFFVQPFSSIQYRLSDMLFVPRDPSPNIVIAAIDNDTLNQYGRLAEWPRSLHAQAIENLDNAKAMVIGYDVLFASETANDSVLAKAMADAGNVVIAVAGDEDGQISSPTHEITFQDVLHPAAMLENASVATGHVSVLIGEGGIVREIPLVICEAEGDTYPALMMSVMYTHFGQELPSEFTVDNGVMHLLDRDILVDDTKSMRINYAGPPGTYTMISYADIIQGNFDPELVKFKMVLVGMTATGDPDSWVTPISPEKMYGVEIHANAMDTILNQLYLVEMSKVNTFLIVLLLVGILGLALPFLNLRWGALLSILLFIAYGLAVFFSFDYGHILNMLYPLLAIPIVYITALICRITSVQADRRETKDIFGKYVSSQVAREILNMADSDRLKLGGVRREVTVFFSDIRGFTAMSEKMTPEAVVDTLNRYLGVIIDCVLANGGMINKFAGDSIMAVWNTPEDQAEHCRLAVKAAIESQQAAAKIAVGANEPAVQFGIGINTGPALAGSIGTEGRAEYTVIGDTVNLASRICSGTPGGQVWIGAQTYEQVKTFVEAVELPPQSFKGKAEQVKVYQVVRLLGQEGQIIPAK; this is translated from the coding sequence ATGCCGTCCTTTTTAAAGCGATTAACCAGGAAGCGGCGCAGGCAGTTCAGGCATGTGCTGATAGCGCTGGGCATCGGCGTCGCCTTTGCCCTTATTACGTTTTTCGTCCAGCCTTTCTCCAGCATACAGTATCGCCTCAGTGATATGCTTTTCGTCCCCAGGGACCCCTCCCCCAATATCGTTATAGCTGCTATAGATAACGATACATTGAATCAGTACGGCAGGTTGGCGGAATGGCCCCGCTCGCTCCATGCCCAGGCAATAGAGAACCTGGACAATGCAAAGGCCATGGTCATAGGCTATGACGTGCTCTTCGCAAGCGAGACCGCCAACGATTCGGTGCTGGCTAAGGCTATGGCGGATGCCGGCAACGTTGTCATCGCCGTGGCCGGGGATGAGGATGGACAGATAAGCTCGCCGACCCATGAGATCACCTTCCAGGACGTTCTCCACCCGGCCGCGATGCTGGAGAATGCGTCTGTGGCGACGGGGCATGTCAGTGTGCTCATCGGCGAGGGCGGCATCGTACGCGAGATACCGCTGGTTATCTGTGAAGCGGAGGGCGACACGTATCCTGCGCTTATGATGTCGGTGATGTACACACACTTCGGGCAGGAACTGCCGTCGGAATTCACTGTCGATAATGGTGTAATGCATCTGCTTGACCGCGACATTCTCGTCGATGACACGAAGAGCATGCGCATCAATTATGCCGGGCCTCCCGGCACATATACCATGATATCGTACGCCGACATCATCCAGGGCAACTTCGATCCCGAGCTGGTCAAGTTCAAGATGGTGCTCGTGGGCATGACGGCAACCGGAGATCCGGACTCCTGGGTAACGCCCATATCCCCGGAGAAGATGTACGGGGTGGAGATCCATGCCAACGCCATGGATACTATACTGAACCAGCTCTATCTGGTGGAGATGAGCAAGGTTAACACCTTCCTTATCGTATTATTGCTGGTGGGCATACTGGGCTTGGCCCTGCCCTTCCTTAACCTGCGCTGGGGCGCACTGCTCAGCATACTACTGTTCATCGCTTACGGCCTGGCCGTATTCTTCAGCTTCGATTACGGCCATATTTTGAATATGCTGTATCCTCTGCTGGCGATACCTATAGTCTATATAACGGCGCTGATATGCCGCATAACCTCGGTGCAGGCGGACAGGCGGGAGACAAAAGATATCTTCGGCAAGTACGTATCGTCCCAGGTGGCGCGTGAGATTCTCAACATGGCCGACAGCGACCGCCTCAAGCTCGGCGGCGTGCGGCGCGAGGTAACAGTGTTCTTCTCCGATATCAGGGGCTTCACCGCCATGAGCGAGAAGATGACGCCGGAGGCCGTTGTCGATACTCTTAACCGCTACCTGGGCGTCATAATCGACTGCGTTCTGGCAAATGGAGGGATGATCAACAAATTCGCCGGCGACAGCATCATGGCCGTATGGAATACGCCTGAGGACCAGGCGGAGCATTGCCGTCTTGCGGTGAAGGCTGCCATCGAGTCCCAGCAGGCGGCGGCCAAGATAGCCGTCGGCGCCAATGAACCCGCGGTGCAGTTCGGCATCGGCATCAACACCGGCCCGGCGCTGGCCGGCAGCATAGGCACCGAGGGCCGCGCCGAATACACTGTCATAGGCGATACCGTGAACCTGGCGTCGCGCATCTGCTCCGGCACGCCCGGCGGACAGGTATGGATCGGTGCGCAGACCTACGAACAGGTGAAAACGTTCGTCGAAGCGGTGGAATTGCCGCCGCAGAGCTTTAAAGGCAAGGCCGAGCAGGTGAAGGTGTATCAGGTTGTGAGGTTGCTTGGACAAGAGGGGCAGATAATTCCTGCAAAATAG
- a CDS encoding LNR domain-containing protein: MKKQAPLLFLGLILVLALAAGVGIGCESNRALPFFPTTSPTATSPTATQQYPTATSMQDDICSEGSGCHYSQIGDGHFDPDCYNEGCNWDGGDCP; encoded by the coding sequence ATGAAGAAACAAGCCCCTTTACTGTTTCTAGGATTGATATTAGTGCTGGCGCTGGCTGCCGGAGTCGGGATCGGCTGTGAAAGCAACAGGGCTTTACCTTTCTTTCCCACTACATCACCCACTGCTACATCACCCACTGCTACACAGCAATACCCCACAGCCACTTCCATGCAGGACGACATTTGCAGTGAAGGTTCCGGTTGCCATTACTCACAGATCGGGGACGGACACTTCGACCCCGATTGCTACAACGAAGGCTGCAACTGGGACGGCGGAGACTGCCCGTAA
- a CDS encoding type II toxin-antitoxin system Phd/YefM family antitoxin, with the protein MTTLSASEARKRLYNLVDDVKETHEPVHIVGKRNTAILLAEEDWRAIQETLYLTSIPGMKKSIKQGLKTPVEECDEEPGW; encoded by the coding sequence ATGACTACGCTATCGGCATCGGAAGCAAGAAAACGGCTATATAATCTGGTCGACGACGTTAAGGAAACGCACGAGCCGGTTCACATCGTGGGTAAGAGAAACACCGCTATTCTCCTGGCGGAAGAAGACTGGCGCGCGATTCAGGAAACGCTATATCTGACCTCTATCCCGGGCATGAAGAAATCGATTAAGCAGGGCCTTAAAACCCCGGTCGAAGAGTGCGACGAGGAGCCCGGCTGGTGA
- the rsgA gene encoding ribosome small subunit-dependent GTPase A, with protein sequence MELRELGFNQWFQSKREELQRPDCSAARVTAVNRDSYLASNGNSEVLAELTGKLTFAAESSTDYPCVGDWVLVQYYNSDTFAVIHGIFPRKSFLRRKTSGKKIDYQAIAANIDVALIVQSCDVDFNLRRLERYLVMINEGRIEPVLLLTKSDMVGTEELEQRISAVRRANIDCRVIAFSNTTGSGLDQVRQLLEPGKTYCLLGSSGVGKTSLLNNLLGRDLFETNIVRAKDGRGKHTTTRRQLIVLEQGAMIIDTPGMRELGNIGDSAGIGETFADIQELSRDCRFVDCTHTTEPGCALLAAIAEGKLSEERYRSYLKLLKESEYNEMSYLEKREKEKKFGQFIKSAKKQLKKK encoded by the coding sequence ATGGAACTTAGAGAGCTTGGATTCAACCAGTGGTTTCAGAGCAAACGGGAAGAGTTGCAGAGGCCTGACTGCAGCGCGGCCCGCGTAACCGCGGTCAACAGAGACAGCTACCTCGCCAGCAACGGGAACAGCGAGGTTCTGGCCGAACTTACAGGCAAACTGACCTTCGCCGCCGAGTCGAGCACGGACTATCCCTGCGTAGGCGATTGGGTTCTTGTTCAGTACTACAACTCCGACACGTTCGCCGTCATCCACGGCATATTCCCGAGAAAATCTTTCCTGCGGCGTAAAACATCCGGCAAGAAAATCGACTACCAGGCGATAGCGGCCAATATCGATGTCGCCCTGATCGTGCAATCTTGCGATGTCGATTTCAACCTGCGCAGGCTGGAGCGCTACCTGGTGATGATAAACGAAGGGCGGATTGAGCCCGTGCTCCTGCTCACAAAGAGCGACATGGTTGGCACCGAAGAACTGGAGCAGAGGATTTCGGCGGTGAGGCGGGCAAACATCGATTGCAGGGTGATCGCGTTCAGCAACACGACCGGCTCGGGGCTGGATCAGGTGCGCCAGCTATTAGAGCCCGGCAAAACCTATTGCCTGCTCGGCTCGTCCGGGGTAGGGAAGACCAGTCTCTTAAACAATCTTTTGGGCCGCGACCTCTTTGAGACAAACATAGTCCGCGCCAAAGACGGGCGGGGAAAACATACTACGACGCGCCGCCAACTGATCGTACTTGAGCAAGGAGCGATGATTATCGACACCCCCGGGATGCGGGAGCTGGGCAATATCGGCGATAGCGCCGGAATAGGAGAGACTTTCGCTGATATTCAAGAGCTATCACGCGACTGTCGTTTCGTCGACTGCACCCACACAACGGAGCCGGGCTGCGCGCTCCTGGCGGCGATTGCTGAGGGGAAGCTGAGCGAGGAGCGCTACCGGAGCTATCTGAAACTCCTCAAGGAATCCGAATACAACGAGATGTCCTACCTCGAAAAACGCGAGAAGGAAAAGAAATTCGGGCAGTTCATCAAGTCGGCAAAGAAACAGCTAAAGAAGAAATGA